One part of the Arthrobacter tumbae genome encodes these proteins:
- a CDS encoding energy-coupling factor ABC transporter ATP-binding protein, with amino-acid sequence MIRFIDAAVQADHPAPRQILAPLNLSLAERRISIIGANGSGKSTLLKLMNSLVLPTSGRVTVDGLDTARKGPAVRRSVAFMFTDPLSQLVMPTGREDVELSLRRRHRNREERRTAAGDVLARFGLAHLADQSVYDLSGGERQLLALATVLACDPAVLVADEPTTLLDLRNEERVRRLFLDLTQQVIFTTHSLDFALQAERTLVVDSGRVVFDGAPADAVAAYRNLSLHDAAVEGPL; translated from the coding sequence ATGATCCGGTTCATCGACGCGGCAGTCCAGGCAGACCATCCTGCACCGCGACAGATCCTGGCGCCGCTGAATCTGTCGCTGGCCGAACGACGCATCAGTATTATCGGCGCAAACGGTTCCGGCAAGTCCACCCTGTTGAAGCTGATGAATTCGCTGGTGCTGCCGACGTCCGGGCGGGTGACGGTCGACGGGCTGGACACCGCGCGCAAGGGCCCGGCGGTCCGGCGAAGCGTTGCCTTCATGTTCACGGACCCGCTGTCCCAGCTGGTGATGCCCACCGGGCGCGAAGACGTGGAGCTGTCCCTGCGCCGGCGCCACCGCAACCGCGAGGAGCGGCGCACTGCAGCCGGTGACGTTCTTGCCCGGTTCGGTCTGGCCCATCTTGCGGACCAGAGTGTGTACGACCTCTCCGGCGGCGAACGCCAACTCCTGGCCCTCGCGACAGTCCTTGCGTGCGATCCGGCAGTCCTCGTTGCCGACGAACCGACCACTCTTCTGGACCTGCGCAATGAGGAACGCGTGCGGCGCCTGTTCCTCGATCTTACCCAGCAGGTCATTTTCACCACCCACTCGCTGGACTTCGCGCTGCAGGCGGAGCGCACCCTGGTGGTGGATTCCGGCCGGGTGGTTTTCGACGGCGCGCCCGCCGACGCAGTCGCCGCCTACCGGAACCTCAGTCTGCATGATGCGGCCGTTGAAGGGCCGCTGTGA
- a CDS encoding biotin transporter BioY: MQQTNPAPHSTPTDAPARARSSWNATDLSLIAVFAAVVAASAILPAIPVGQVGVPITLQTLAIMVTGIVLGPWRAGAALSLYVAVALAGLPIFSQFRGGIGVLFGPSAGYIIAFPIAAFVVGFLARIVFRRFSRYRFLALFAACTVTSLLITHPLGIIGMMVNAKLDLAAAVAADVVFLPGDVLKNLAAAAIGLSVIKAFPRLQSRPAPRR; the protein is encoded by the coding sequence ATGCAACAGACGAATCCGGCCCCGCATTCCACACCCACCGATGCTCCGGCACGGGCTCGTTCTTCCTGGAATGCGACCGATCTCTCGCTGATCGCGGTCTTCGCAGCCGTCGTGGCCGCCAGTGCCATCCTACCCGCTATACCGGTGGGGCAGGTGGGGGTGCCCATCACTCTGCAGACGCTGGCGATCATGGTGACCGGAATTGTGCTCGGCCCGTGGCGGGCGGGAGCAGCCCTCAGCCTGTACGTGGCCGTTGCGCTCGCGGGCCTGCCGATCTTCAGCCAGTTTCGAGGCGGTATCGGTGTCCTCTTCGGCCCATCGGCCGGTTACATCATCGCCTTCCCCATTGCAGCCTTTGTGGTCGGCTTCCTCGCACGTATTGTTTTCCGCCGGTTCTCCCGCTACCGGTTCCTCGCTCTGTTCGCGGCCTGCACTGTGACCAGCCTTCTTATCACGCACCCTTTGGGGATCATCGGCATGATGGTCAATGCAAAACTTGACCTCGCCGCGGCCGTCGCAGCCGACGTCGTTTTCCTCCCGGGGGACGTCCTGAAGAACCTGGCAGCTGCCGCAATCGGACTCAGTGTCATCAAGGCGTTCCCCCGTCTCCAGTCCCGTCCGGCGCCGCGGCGCTGA